In the genome of Coprothermobacter sp., one region contains:
- a CDS encoding copper-translocating P-type ATPase: MPQGGIRHSLNLVLERWCRIMHLIDKFREEEFRTLCLTVLSGAFLVASFFKWFQGMPFDPAWVAIVVSGIPIVFGAVKGLVTEFDVTADVLVAIALVAAVSIGEYFAAGEVAFIMQIGKVLEDATAAKSRKSLQVLIKLTPQKARLRTADGEQEILASEVKTGDLLLVRPGEAIPVDGRIVRGSTSVDQSAMTGESVPVDRTTGDDVYQGTINQEGVVELEATSVGNDSSLRKMIRLVEEAEENKAPIVRVADKWARILVPVALGCAVLIYALTKDIYRGVAALVVFCPCSLILATPTAMLATIGNATKKGILIKSGAAVEAVAKIDTLVMDKTGTLTYGELRVEDVRMLDEGVDSISFWGLVASAEKFSEHPLGKAVLAYAQSQGITAEDPETFEMRAGKGVAATVRGHEVLIGEKAVGQEILDDTPEAAAFIEEMQEKGKTVLPVAVDGKIVGVVSVADVLRKEAKSTIAELERTGLSRIVMLTGDNQAVANAIGEAAGVTDVVASLLPDDKVDAIKELTDQGHSVGMVGDGVNDAPALAAASVGIVMGAIGSDVAMEAADIALMSDDISKLPFLIRLCRKTRSRIVFNIVISMCINFGAIIFAGFGMLSPVAAAIVHNCGSVFVVVNSALLLAYREKEQTVVA; this comes from the coding sequence ATGCCCCAGGGGGGCATTAGGCATAGTCTCAATCTGGTTTTGGAAAGGTGGTGTCGGATCATGCATCTCATCGACAAGTTTCGAGAAGAGGAGTTTCGCACGTTGTGCTTGACCGTTCTATCAGGAGCCTTTCTGGTAGCCAGTTTCTTCAAGTGGTTTCAAGGAATGCCCTTTGATCCGGCGTGGGTAGCGATTGTCGTGAGTGGCATCCCGATTGTGTTTGGCGCAGTGAAGGGATTGGTCACGGAGTTCGATGTCACCGCAGACGTTCTCGTCGCGATTGCCCTGGTTGCAGCAGTCAGCATCGGAGAGTATTTCGCTGCCGGAGAAGTCGCGTTCATCATGCAGATCGGCAAGGTGCTGGAGGACGCCACGGCCGCGAAGTCACGCAAGAGTCTCCAGGTACTCATCAAGCTTACTCCTCAGAAGGCCCGTCTCCGTACAGCCGATGGAGAGCAGGAGATACTCGCTTCAGAGGTCAAGACAGGTGATCTGCTTCTGGTCCGTCCTGGCGAGGCCATTCCCGTAGACGGGAGGATTGTCCGCGGAAGCACGTCAGTCGACCAGTCTGCCATGACGGGCGAGTCAGTTCCAGTGGACCGGACAACAGGCGATGACGTCTACCAGGGGACCATCAACCAGGAAGGAGTCGTCGAGCTTGAAGCCACGAGCGTCGGCAATGATTCCTCCCTGAGGAAGATGATCCGCTTGGTTGAAGAAGCCGAGGAGAACAAGGCGCCGATTGTCCGTGTTGCAGACAAATGGGCGCGCATTCTCGTCCCGGTGGCGCTGGGTTGTGCGGTGCTGATCTACGCGCTCACAAAGGACATCTACCGGGGGGTCGCTGCGCTCGTCGTCTTCTGCCCGTGCTCGCTGATACTTGCCACTCCGACCGCCATGTTGGCTACGATTGGCAATGCGACGAAGAAGGGCATCCTCATCAAATCCGGCGCGGCAGTCGAGGCGGTGGCAAAGATCGACACGCTGGTGATGGACAAGACGGGAACACTCACGTACGGGGAACTCCGGGTGGAGGATGTCCGTATGCTTGACGAGGGGGTGGATTCCATCAGCTTTTGGGGGCTCGTTGCGAGTGCCGAGAAGTTTTCTGAACATCCCCTGGGAAAGGCGGTCCTAGCGTACGCTCAGAGTCAAGGCATCACAGCAGAGGACCCGGAGACATTCGAGATGCGAGCCGGAAAGGGTGTCGCTGCAACAGTCCGTGGACATGAAGTCCTCATCGGCGAGAAGGCTGTCGGGCAGGAGATCCTCGACGACACCCCGGAGGCTGCAGCGTTCATCGAAGAGATGCAGGAAAAGGGAAAGACTGTGTTGCCAGTCGCAGTGGACGGGAAGATTGTCGGAGTGGTCTCCGTCGCAGATGTCCTCCGGAAGGAAGCCAAGAGCACGATCGCGGAACTCGAGCGGACGGGCTTGTCGCGCATCGTCATGCTGACCGGCGACAACCAGGCGGTCGCCAATGCCATTGGCGAGGCGGCGGGCGTGACGGACGTGGTTGCCTCCCTGCTGCCAGATGACAAGGTCGACGCCATCAAAGAGTTGACTGATCAGGGGCACTCCGTCGGGATGGTCGGCGACGGCGTCAACGATGCGCCCGCACTTGCCGCCGCTTCCGTCGGGATCGTCATGGGGGCCATCGGCTCCGACGTCGCCATGGAAGCGGCGGATATCGCTCTGATGAGTGACGACATCAGCAAGCTCCCGTTCCTGATCAGGCTCTGCCGCAAGACCAGAAGCCGCATTGTCTTCAACATCGTGATTTCCATGTGCATCAACTTTGGTGCCATCATCTTTGCGGGTTTTGGCATGCTGAGTCCTGTTGCAGCAGCGATTGTCCACAATTGCGGGTCGGTATTCGTGGTAGTAAACTCGGCGTTGTTGCTCGCATACCGGGAGAAGGAGCAGACCGTGGTGGCCTGA
- a CDS encoding RNA-binding protein S1 → MAEEHRIKLTEGIVVKIVPFGAFVKTDTNEVGLVHISEISDTYVKDVNQFLKEGDKVIVRVIGRNKDGKLNLSIKAAKVAGGADETPAAPAVEGSSSTPASAPSAPSARPSYSSRPFREKPLLSPFDMMMKRYLQDSQEWQVDKKKRTERKRG, encoded by the coding sequence ATGGCCGAAGAGCACCGCATCAAGCTAACCGAAGGTATTGTCGTCAAGATCGTTCCGTTCGGAGCGTTCGTCAAGACAGACACCAATGAAGTAGGTCTGGTCCACATCTCGGAAATCAGCGACACCTACGTCAAGGACGTCAACCAGTTCCTCAAGGAAGGGGACAAGGTCATCGTTCGCGTCATTGGCCGAAACAAGGATGGCAAGCTCAATCTCTCCATCAAGGCCGCCAAAGTTGCCGGTGGGGCCGATGAAACGCCCGCCGCTCCTGCTGTGGAAGGCAGCTCCTCCACCCCGGCTTCTGCGCCAAGTGCGCCGTCTGCCCGCCCGTCCTACAGCTCGCGGCCGTTCCGCGAGAAGCCCTTGCTGAGCCCCTTCGACATGATGATGAAGCGGTATCTGCAGGACTCACAGGAGTGGCAGGTCGACAAGAAGAAGCGGACAGAGCGCAAGCGCGGATAG